A region from the Rufibacter sp. DG15C genome encodes:
- a CDS encoding TPM domain-containing protein — MPRDIITPADEAVIVAAIEEAETNTSGEVRVHFENTCEIEVLDRATQVFAALHMHETKLRNGVLFYVALKSHKFAVLGDGGINAVVPPHFWEDITQQVVADFKLEKYSEGLAKGIKMAGEQLKSYFPYAGAHKDINELADHVSFGTTSKEDPTS, encoded by the coding sequence ATGCCGCGCGACATCATTACCCCAGCAGACGAGGCCGTCATTGTAGCGGCCATTGAGGAAGCCGAGACCAACACCTCTGGCGAAGTGCGCGTGCACTTTGAGAACACCTGTGAGATTGAAGTGCTGGACCGAGCCACGCAAGTGTTTGCCGCCCTGCACATGCATGAGACCAAGCTGCGCAACGGCGTGCTGTTCTACGTGGCCCTTAAAAGCCACAAGTTTGCCGTGCTGGGAGACGGTGGCATCAATGCCGTGGTTCCGCCGCATTTCTGGGAAGACATCACCCAGCAAGTAGTGGCAGATTTCAAGCTAGAAAAGTATTCTGAAGGCTTGGCCAAAGGCATTAAAATGGCCGGCGAGCAACTCAAAAGCTACTTCCCGTACGCTGGTGCGCACAAAGACATTAACGAGCTGGCAGACCACGTCTCGTTTGGAACTACCTCTAAAGAAGACCCTACCTCATGA
- a CDS encoding YgcG family protein, with amino-acid sequence MKKYFWLLGLLWITSFTLFAQIQDKDFPPRPTPPRLVNDLADILSPQEEAALEQKLVAYSDSTSTQIAIVNITSIGGYDISDYAFRLGEQWGIGQKDNDNGILILTAVNERKVYIATGYGMEGVLPDAIAKRLTEGTLKPNYQKQQFYQGLDQATTQIITRAAGEYKADPKQQRQGQGEEGIPTLWIIIGIMILIFIISRRGGGGRGGRRGMGGMGGPFIPPIIFGDFSGGRGIFGGGGGGFGGGGGGFGGFGGGSFGGGGAGSDW; translated from the coding sequence ATGAAAAAATACTTCTGGCTTCTAGGGTTGCTTTGGATTACGTCATTTACCCTTTTTGCTCAAATCCAGGACAAGGATTTCCCGCCGAGGCCTACGCCCCCGCGGTTGGTCAATGACCTGGCAGATATTCTGAGTCCGCAGGAAGAGGCGGCGCTGGAGCAGAAGCTGGTAGCCTACAGTGACAGTACCTCTACTCAGATTGCCATTGTCAACATCACCTCCATTGGCGGGTATGACATCTCTGACTATGCCTTCAGGCTAGGTGAGCAGTGGGGCATTGGCCAGAAGGACAACGACAACGGCATTCTCATACTCACCGCGGTTAATGAGCGGAAGGTCTACATTGCCACCGGTTACGGTATGGAAGGCGTTTTGCCAGACGCCATTGCCAAACGCCTCACAGAGGGCACGCTTAAACCCAACTACCAAAAACAGCAATTTTACCAAGGCTTAGACCAAGCCACCACGCAAATCATTACCCGCGCGGCCGGTGAGTACAAGGCAGACCCCAAACAACAGCGCCAAGGCCAGGGCGAAGAAGGCATTCCTACGCTGTGGATTATCATTGGCATCATGATTCTCATCTTCATCATCAGTCGTAGAGGCGGTGGTGGCAGGGGCGGCAGACGTGGCATGGGTGGCATGGGAGGACCTTTCATTCCACCTATCATCTTCGGAGACTTCTCTGGCGGACGCGGCATCTTTGGCGGCGGAGGCGGTGGCTTTGGAGGAGGCGGAGGTGGTTTCGGCGGCTTCGGGGGCGGTAGCTTTGGAGGCGGCGGGGCTGGCTCAGATTGGTAA
- the fbaA gene encoding class II fructose-bisphosphate aldolase: MPKFRSGVLHGDEVQELFKYANDNNFALPAVNVIGTNSVNAVLETAKAVNSPVIIQFSQGGAQFFAGKGLNNDGQAAAIAGAISGAQHVHLMAEAYGVPVVLHTDHAARKLLPWIDGLLDAGEKYFKQNGKPLFSSHMLDLSEEELEENVSTCVIYLERMNKLGMTIEIELGVTGGEEDGVDNSDVDSAHLYTQPEHVAHAYTELNKVSNRFTVAAAFGNVHGVYKPGNVELRPEILKNSQEYIQEKLGTGPNPVDFVFHGGSGSEKEKIREAIEYGAIKMNIDTDMQWAFWDGVKNYYEGKRDYLQGQIGNPDGEDSPNKKHYDPRVWLRKGEEAFITRLKEAFEDLNCINRNA; the protein is encoded by the coding sequence ATGCCTAAATTTAGATCTGGTGTTCTGCACGGCGACGAAGTGCAGGAACTATTCAAGTACGCAAACGACAATAACTTTGCATTGCCAGCCGTCAACGTGATTGGCACCAACTCCGTCAACGCTGTCCTGGAAACCGCCAAGGCAGTAAATTCCCCCGTTATCATCCAGTTCTCACAGGGCGGTGCCCAGTTCTTCGCCGGAAAAGGCTTGAACAACGACGGACAGGCCGCCGCCATTGCAGGTGCCATCTCGGGCGCTCAGCACGTACACCTTATGGCCGAGGCTTACGGTGTACCAGTTGTGTTGCACACTGACCACGCCGCCCGTAAACTCCTTCCTTGGATTGATGGTTTGCTAGACGCTGGTGAGAAATACTTTAAGCAAAACGGCAAGCCATTGTTCAGCTCGCACATGTTGGACCTTTCTGAAGAAGAATTGGAAGAGAACGTGAGCACTTGTGTTATCTATTTGGAGCGCATGAACAAGCTAGGCATGACCATTGAAATTGAGCTTGGCGTCACCGGTGGTGAGGAAGACGGCGTAGACAATTCTGACGTAGACAGCGCCCACTTGTACACCCAGCCTGAGCACGTAGCCCACGCTTATACGGAGCTTAACAAAGTAAGCAACCGCTTTACCGTGGCCGCCGCCTTCGGGAACGTGCACGGTGTGTACAAGCCTGGAAACGTAGAGCTTCGTCCAGAAATCTTGAAGAACTCACAAGAGTACATTCAGGAGAAACTAGGTACAGGCCCTAACCCGGTTGACTTTGTATTCCACGGCGGTTCTGGCTCTGAGAAAGAGAAAATCAGAGAAGCCATTGAGTACGGTGCCATCAAGATGAACATTGACACAGACATGCAATGGGCATTCTGGGATGGTGTGAAGAACTACTACGAAGGCAAGCGCGACTATCTGCAAGGCCAAATCGGTAACCCAGACGGCGAAGACAGCCCGAACAAAAAGCACTACGACCCACGCGTTTGGTTACGCAAAGGCGAAGAGGCCTTCATCACCCGCTTGAAAGAAGCCTTCGAAGACCTGAACTGCATCAACCGCAACGCATAG